In a single window of the Cucumis melo cultivar AY chromosome 11, USDA_Cmelo_AY_1.0, whole genome shotgun sequence genome:
- the LOC103501090 gene encoding uncharacterized protein LOC103501090, protein MDELRSAMEEHMDQMSDLIQKLSFELQSGLRPALDNFIGFFHAIDWKEPWLMGLLGFHGLLLIITIFTRKRTNFQMFLFLFALAGVYFAEGINKILSKNWKKFATQNYFDPNGVFLSALWCGPLLVISMIILINTLFTLCYLVVRWKRAELRHRARLSQSKED, encoded by the exons ATGGATGAGTTGAGATCTGCAATGGAGGAACACATGGACCAAATGTCGGATCTCATTCAGAAACTTTCATTCGAACTCCAATCCGGTCTCCGTCCCGCTCTTGATAATTTCATCGGCTTCTTCCACGCCATTGACTGGAAG GAACCTTGGTTGATGGGGTTATTGGGGTTTCATGGATTGTTGCTGATAATAACTATCTTTACCAGGAAGCGTACCAACTTCCAGATGTTCTTGTTCCTTTTTGCAC TGGCTGGTGTATATTTTGCTGAAGGAATCAATAAAATCTTGAGCAAAAACTGGAAGAAGTTTGCCACCCAAAACTATTTTGATCCAAATGGAGTTTTCCTATCAGCACTCTGGTGTGGGCCACTGCTTGTAATTTCAATGATAATCCTG ATAAACACGCTCTTTACCTTATGCTATCTAGTAGTCAGGTGGAAAAGAGCTGAGCTTCGACATCGCGCAAGACTGTCACAGAGTAAAGAAGATTGA
- the LOC103501131 gene encoding maltose excess protein 1-like, chloroplastic: MLMAVKPPLASNGATPPLRRNPLGFYSAASIPLKPIFLSLPLNNTNPHNCFFLKQVLPYSSRLNLPNRRFTPVAAVDSDAPHSHHQGSETLKDSKRFEEWNSLTAKFSAAANIPFMLLQLPQIILNARNLLAGNTTALLAVPWLGMLTGLLGNLALLSYFAKKREKEAMIIQTLGAVTTYIVFSQLAIAGAMPLPYFAATSAVVASGLLINFTNYFNILPIQILKLWEDFITVGGFSILPQVMWSTFVPFLPNSILPGTTALVAALLAVALARAGKLPEKGVKFVGALSGWTATLLFMWMPVSQMWTNYLNPENIKGLSALTMLLALIGNGLVLPRALFIRDFMWFLGSGWAILFYGYANILCLYCCNGVSREFFIAATASLFSWIGFFFWRDSVVYGFNSPLTSLKELLFGS, from the exons ATGTTAATGGCGGTTAAGCCCCCATTGGCTTCAAATGGAGCAACACCTCCTTTACGACGAAACCCACTTGGGTTTTACTCGGCGGCTTCGATTCCTTTGAAGCCCATTTTCCTCTCTTTGCCTTTGAATAACACAAATCCGCACAATTGCTTTTTTTTGAAGCAGGTGCTGCCATACAGTTCTCGATTAAACTTGCCTAACCGCCGTTTCACTCCGGTAGCCGCCGTGGACTCCGATGCCCCCCATTCACATCACCAG GGATCTGAGACTTTAAAGGACAGCAAAAGGTTTGAGGAGTGGAATTCATTAACAGCAAAGTTCTCTGCAGCAGCAAATATTCCTTTTATGTTGTTGCAATTGCCTCAAATTATCCTCAATGCTCGAAATCTTTTAGCTGGAAACACAACCGCACTTTTGGCTGTTCCATGGCTG GGAATGTTAACTGGTTTGCTTGGAAACCTTGCACTGCTATCATACTTTGCAAAGAAGAGGGAGAAGGAGGCCATGATTATTCAAACATTAGGAGCAGTTACAACATATATAGTTTTTTCCCAGCTTGCAATAGCAGGGGCCATGCCTCTGCCTTACTTTGCAGCCACATCAGCTGTTGTGGCATCTGGTCTTCTTATAAACTTTACGAATTACTTTAATATTCTTCCTATACAAATCTTGAAACTTTGGGAAGACTTCATCACTGTTGGTGGATTTTCTATCCTCCCCCAG GTTATGTGGTCTACTTTTGTTCCCTTCTTACCGAATAGTATCTTGCCTGGAACAACTGCTCTGGTTGCAGCGCTGCTAGCAGTTGCTTTG GCACGAGCAGGAAAACTTCCTGAGAAAGGTGTGAAATTTGTTGGAGCATTATCGGGATGGACAGCAACCCTTCTCTTCATGTGGATGCCAGTTTCGCAAATG TGGACTAATTATCTGAATCCTGAGAACATTAAAGGCTTATCAGCTCTCACAATGCTTCTTGCTCTGATTGGAAATGGTCTTGTGCTTCCACGAGCATTATTCATTCGAGACTTCATGTG GTTCTTGGGTTCGGGTTGGGCAATTTTGTTTTATGGATATGCTAACATCTTATGCTTGTATTG TTGCAATGGGGTGAGCAGGGAGTTCTTCATTGCTGCAACTGCTAGTCTATTCTCCTGGATAG GCTTTTTCTTCTGGAGAGACTCTGTGGTATATGGATTCAACTCACCTCTAACATCTCTTAAGGAGCTACTTTTTGGATCCTGA
- the LOC103501091 gene encoding ABC transporter F family member 4-like, translating into MGRKKTEEGGGNAKVKPGKDVSGKREKLSVSEMLASMDQKSDKPRKGSSSLGGGAKPQAKAPKKVAAYTDGIDLPPSDDEEEEIVSDGEQQSTSSQKRLPWQDRAELKPLEVAVSDKELKKRERKDMFAAHAAEQARQEALKDDHDAFTVVIGSRASVLDGNDEADANVKDITIDNFSVSARGKELLKNASVKISHGKRYGLVGPNGMGKSTLLKLLAWRKIPVPKNIDVLLVEQEVVGDDRSALQAVVSANEELVKLRQEVADLQNSDGGQDENDDDDAGERLAELYEKLQLLGSDAAEAQASKILAGLGFTKDMQARSTRSFSGGWRMRISLARALFVQPTLLLLDEPTNHLDLRAVLWLEEYLCRWKKTLVVVSHDRDFLNSVCNEIIHLHDFRLHFYRGNFDDFESGYEQRRKEMNKKFEIYDKQVKAAKRSGSRAQQEKVKDRAKFAAAKEASKNKSKGKVDEDEPLPEAPRKWRDYSVEFHFPEPTELTPPLLQLIEVSFSYPNREDFRLSDVDVGIDMGTRVAIVGPNGAGKSTLLNLLAGDLVPTEGEVRRSQKLRIGRYSQHFVDLLTMEETPVQYLLRLHPDQEGLSKQEAVRAKLGKFGLPSHNHLTPIAKLSGGQKARVVFTSISMSKPHILLLDEPTNHLDMQSIDALADALDEFTGGVVLVSHDSRLISRVCEDEEKSEIWVVENGTVEFFPGTFEEYKEELQKEIKAEVDD; encoded by the coding sequence ATGGGACGGAAGAAAACTGAAGAAGGTGGTGGAAACGCCAAAGTCAAGCCTGGTAAAGATGTTTCTGGGAAGAGAGAGAAGCTTTCAGTGTCAGAAATGCTTGCCAGTATGGATCAGAAATCAGATAAACCAAGAAAAGGATCTTCATCGTTGGGTGGTGGTGCTAAACCTCAAGCAAAGGCTCCAAAAAAAGTTGCAGCTTACACTGATGGCATTGATCTCCCTCCCTCAgatgatgaggaagaagaaattGTGTCTGATGGGGAGCAACAGAGTACCAGTTCCCAGAAACGGCTACCCTGGCAGGACAGGGCTGAGTTGAAGCCTTTGGAGGTGGCTGTAAGTGATAAAGAGTTGAAGAAACGAGAGAGGAAAGATATGTTTGCTGCCCATGCTGCAGAACAGGCCAGACAAGAAGCTCTAAAAGATGACCATGATGCTTTCACTGTTGTAATTGGCAGTCGAGCTTCGGTTCTTGATGGTAATGATGAAGCTGATGCAAATGTCAAAGACATTACAATTGATAATTTCTCTGTCTCAGCTAGAGGGAAAGAGCTTTTAAAAAATGCATCAGTGAAGATATCTCATGGGAAGAGGTATGGTTTAGTTGGGCCTAATGGTATGGGAAAATCCACATTATTAAAGCTCCTTGCTTGGAGGAAGATACCCGTCCCTAAAAATATTGATGTTCTTTTGGTTGAACAAGAGGTGGTTGGTGATGATAGAAGTGCACTTCAAGCAGTTGTTTCTGCTAATGAGGAGCTGGTCAAGCTTCGGCAAGAAGTTGCTGATTTGCAGAATTCTGATGGTGGCcaagatgaaaatgatgatgatgatgctgGAGAGAGGCTTGCTGAGTTATATGAAAAGCTGCAGCTCTTGGGATCCGATGCAGCTGAGGCTCAAGCTTCTAAAATTCTTGCTGGACTGGGTTTTACCAAGGATATGCAAGCCCGATCCACCCGTTCATTTAGTGGTGGATGGAGGATGAGAATTTCATTGGCTCGGGCTCTTTTTGTTCAGCCAACACTTCTGTTACTAGATGAACCCACAAATCATCTAGACCTTAGGGCTGTTCTCTGGTTGGAGGAGTACCTTTGTCGGTGGAAGAAAACTCTTGTTGTTGTGTCTCATGATCGAGATTTCCTCAACAGTGTTTGCAATGAAATTATTCATCTTCATGACTTTAGGCTTCATTTTTATCGTGGCaattttgatgattttgaaAGTGGGTACGAGCAGCGTCGgaaagaaatgaacaagaagTTTGAGATATATGATAAGCAGGTTAAAGCAGCTAAAAGATCTGGAAGTAGGGCGCAACAGGAGAAGGTGAAAGACAGAGCAAAATTTGCTGCTGCTAAGGAAGCCTCAAAGAACAAGTCCAAGGGAAAGGTTGACGAGGATGAGCCCCTGCCAGAGGCCCCTAGAAAGTGGAGAGATTACAGTGTAGAATTCCATTTCCCTGAACCCACTGAACTCACCCCACCGTTATTGCAGTTGATTGAAGTAAGCTTTAGCTATCCAAATAGGGAAGATTTTAGACTTTCTGATGTTGATGTGGGTATTGATATGGGAACGCGGGTTGCTATAGTTGGGCCCAATGGAGCGGGGAAATCTACTCTTCTGAACCTGCTAGCAGGTGATTTAGTACCAACAGAAGGTGAAGTACGTAGGAGTCAGAAGTTAAGGATTGGGAGGTACTCGCAACATTTTGTAGACCTTTTGACAATGGAGGAAACACCAGTTCAATATCTTCTTCGTCTTCATCCTGACCAAGAGGGTCTAAGCAAGCAGGAGGCTGTTCGTGCTAAGTTGGGGAAGTTTGGACTTCCAAGCCACAATCACCTCACGCCAATTGCTAAATTATCTGGGGGCCAAAAAGCCAGGGTTGTTTTTACCTCAATTTCAATGTCAAAGCCACACATACTACTGCTGGATGAACCGACGAATCACTTGGACATGCAGAGTATTGATGCACTTGCTGATGCCTTAGATGAATTCACCGGCGGAGTTGTTCTGGTTAGTCATGATTCACGACTCATTTCACGTGTCTGCGAGGATGAAGAAAAAAGTGAAATTTGGGTAGTCGAAAATGGCACTGTGGAGTTTTTCCCTGGCACTTTCGAGGAATACAAGGAAGAATTGCAAAAGGAGATTAAAGCTGAGGTTGATGATTAG